One segment of Streptomyces sp. NBC_01463 DNA contains the following:
- a CDS encoding metal-dependent hydrolase, protein MMGPAHSLSGAAAWLGVGAAAAATGHTMPWPVLVVGALITAGAALAPDLDHKSATISRAFGPISRGLCEIVDKLSHAVYKATKLRGDSNRNGGHRTLTHTWLWAVLIGAGASAAAVTGGRWAVLAILFVHLVLAVEGLLWRAARVSSDVLVWLLGATSAWILAGVLDKAGNGSDWLFDAPGQEYMWLGLPIVLGALVHDIGDALTVSGCPILWPIPVGRKRWYPIGPPKPMRFRAGSWVELKVLMPVFMLAGGVGAAAAMNVI, encoded by the coding sequence ATGATGGGACCGGCACACTCTCTGTCAGGAGCAGCGGCCTGGCTGGGGGTGGGCGCGGCCGCGGCCGCCACGGGCCACACCATGCCGTGGCCCGTCCTGGTCGTCGGCGCGCTGATCACCGCGGGTGCGGCGCTCGCCCCGGACCTCGACCACAAGTCGGCGACCATCTCGCGCGCCTTCGGGCCGATCTCCCGCGGCCTCTGCGAGATCGTCGACAAGCTCTCGCACGCCGTCTACAAGGCCACGAAGCTGCGGGGCGACTCGAACCGCAACGGCGGCCACCGGACCCTGACCCACACCTGGCTGTGGGCGGTCCTGATCGGCGCGGGCGCCTCCGCCGCGGCGGTCACCGGCGGCCGGTGGGCGGTGCTGGCGATCCTCTTCGTCCACCTGGTGCTCGCCGTCGAGGGGCTGCTGTGGCGGGCCGCCCGGGTGTCCAGCGACGTCCTTGTCTGGCTGCTCGGGGCGACCAGCGCGTGGATCCTCGCGGGCGTCCTGGACAAGGCGGGCAACGGCTCCGACTGGCTGTTCGACGCGCCGGGCCAGGAGTACATGTGGCTCGGGCTGCCGATCGTGCTGGGCGCCCTCGTCCATGACATCGGTGACGCACTGACCGTCTCCGGCTGCCCGATCCTGTGGCCGATCCCGGTCGGCCGCAAGCGCTGGTACCCGATCGGCCCGCCGAAGCCCATGCGGTTCAGGGCCGGCAGCTGGGTGGAGCTGAAGGTGCTGATGCCGGTGTTCATGCTGGCGGGCGGAGTGGGCGCGGCAGCCGCGATGAACGTCATCTGA
- a CDS encoding AsnC family transcriptional regulator — protein MIDDVDMKILRILQRSPRAPFRLIGEVIGVSEQTAARRCQALRRSGAMRVVGLVDPAVHGEAQWVARIRCRPDRAVPLADALARRPDIAYASIASGGSEIICVVRSPLHAPREDMLLQQLPRSAAVLDLSIDLLIHPFGSPGTAGWTGFGGHLTPEQEERLTTGPAPAPAGPLLPLTAQDGPLLDALAEDGRTSHTRLAEVTGWSKGRVARRLESLEASGTLSYDIDLLPEHLGFHLNATLWMRVAPAALARTGQEIAGHEEVAFAAATSGDHNLLAIVICRDAEDFYRYLTTRLAATPGVDAYGVSIRVRRLKQAASLISHGRLVPPSPG, from the coding sequence GTGATCGACGACGTGGACATGAAAATCCTCCGCATCCTTCAGCGCTCGCCACGTGCCCCGTTCCGGCTCATCGGCGAGGTGATCGGAGTGTCGGAGCAGACGGCGGCCCGGCGCTGCCAGGCGCTGCGCCGCAGCGGCGCGATGCGGGTCGTGGGCCTGGTCGATCCCGCCGTCCACGGCGAGGCGCAGTGGGTCGCGCGCATCCGCTGCCGCCCCGACCGCGCCGTCCCGCTCGCCGACGCGCTGGCGCGGCGCCCGGACATCGCGTACGCCAGTATCGCCTCGGGCGGCTCGGAGATCATCTGTGTCGTCCGCTCACCGCTCCACGCCCCGCGCGAGGACATGCTGCTCCAGCAGTTGCCCAGGTCCGCCGCCGTGCTCGACCTGAGCATCGATCTGCTGATCCACCCCTTCGGCAGCCCCGGCACCGCGGGCTGGACCGGCTTCGGCGGTCATCTCACCCCCGAGCAGGAGGAGCGGCTGACCACCGGCCCCGCCCCCGCCCCGGCCGGTCCGCTCCTTCCCCTCACCGCGCAGGACGGTCCGCTGCTCGACGCGCTGGCCGAGGACGGCCGTACCTCGCACACCCGGCTCGCCGAGGTCACCGGCTGGTCCAAGGGCCGCGTCGCGCGACGGCTGGAGTCACTGGAGGCGTCCGGCACGCTCTCGTACGACATCGACCTGCTGCCGGAGCATCTGGGCTTCCATCTCAACGCCACCCTCTGGATGCGCGTCGCTCCCGCCGCTCTGGCGCGCACCGGTCAGGAGATCGCCGGGCACGAGGAGGTCGCGTTCGCCGCCGCCACCAGCGGCGACCACAATCTGCTGGCCATCGTGATCTGCCGCGACGCCGAGGACTTCTACCGCTACCTGACCACCCGGCTGGCAGCCACCCCCGGCGTCGACGCCTACGGGGTCAGCATCCGGGTCCGCCGGCTCAAGCAGGCGGCCTCCCTGATCTCGCACGGCCGGCTGGTCCCTCCGTCGCCGGGGTAG
- a CDS encoding MFS transporter yields the protein MACLGVFVAYLPVTTVAVSLPAIQAALGASTAQLSWVQDAFVLPMAAFILTAGVFGDVHGRKKVFQAGLLFSAAGAAVALAAPSVQVLWTGQALAGLGAAALLPTTLALISHVVPDPRERGKFIGLWATSLLAALAVGPLIAGAVLEHVAWRWIYLLVIPVSLLATAVAARLLTDSRAPHGRRLDQPGQITAAVAITALVYGVIEGGAGSFTDVPVLVALAVAAAGAVAFVVAERRSDSPMLDLTLFRSPAFTATTLVAMITFLALIGFFFLLSLYFGLVQQLDTLQAAWRLLMVTAAAILAGGPVGRLMHRVPARVLITTGLLVVTAALLTLTTLDADTSFASVAWRLALLGLGMGGVLTPMTATAVASVPHHLAGMAAAGNNAFRQIGGALGPAVLGALLTARALDTFPGHLADAGVTGAARQGMVDAAREGGLGAVAGMDLGAATGPALGAVGDAFLDGMRLCLIVAAALTLLAALVAAVLLRRPGGTPTASVKVPAAASHPDPGPSGQAAPGHGGEPVPVRGHG from the coding sequence ATGGCCTGCCTGGGCGTGTTCGTCGCCTACTTGCCGGTGACCACCGTCGCCGTGAGCCTGCCCGCGATCCAGGCGGCACTGGGCGCCTCGACGGCCCAACTGTCCTGGGTGCAGGACGCGTTCGTCCTGCCCATGGCCGCGTTCATCCTCACCGCCGGAGTGTTCGGCGACGTCCACGGGCGCAAGAAGGTCTTCCAGGCGGGCCTGCTGTTCTCCGCCGCCGGCGCCGCCGTCGCGCTCGCCGCCCCGTCGGTCCAGGTCCTGTGGACCGGCCAGGCGCTCGCCGGACTGGGCGCGGCCGCCCTGCTGCCGACGACGCTGGCCCTGATCAGCCATGTGGTGCCCGACCCCCGCGAGCGCGGCAAGTTCATCGGCCTGTGGGCGACCTCGCTCCTGGCCGCGCTGGCCGTCGGCCCGCTGATCGCCGGGGCCGTACTGGAGCACGTGGCCTGGCGGTGGATCTACCTCCTGGTCATACCCGTCTCCCTGCTCGCGACGGCCGTCGCCGCGCGGCTGCTGACGGACTCCCGCGCCCCCCACGGACGACGGCTCGACCAGCCGGGCCAGATCACCGCGGCGGTGGCCATCACCGCGCTGGTGTACGGCGTGATCGAGGGCGGTGCCGGTTCCTTCACCGATGTCCCGGTCCTGGTGGCGCTGGCCGTCGCCGCGGCCGGCGCGGTCGCGTTCGTGGTCGCCGAGCGGCGCAGCGACAGCCCGATGCTGGACCTGACGCTGTTCCGCAGCCCGGCCTTCACGGCCACCACCCTCGTCGCGATGATCACCTTCCTGGCGCTCATCGGCTTCTTCTTCCTGCTGAGCCTCTACTTCGGCCTGGTGCAGCAGCTCGACACCCTGCAGGCGGCCTGGCGTCTCCTCATGGTCACCGCGGCCGCGATTCTCGCCGGAGGGCCCGTCGGACGTCTCATGCACCGGGTCCCCGCCCGCGTCCTGATCACCACAGGACTGCTCGTCGTCACCGCCGCGCTGCTCACCCTGACCACCCTCGACGCGGACACGTCGTTCGCCTCCGTCGCCTGGCGGCTGGCCCTGCTGGGCCTCGGGATGGGCGGCGTCCTGACGCCCATGACCGCCACCGCGGTCGCCTCCGTGCCCCACCACCTGGCGGGCATGGCGGCAGCCGGCAACAACGCGTTCCGGCAGATCGGCGGCGCGCTCGGCCCCGCCGTCCTCGGCGCGCTCCTCACCGCCCGGGCCCTCGACACCTTCCCCGGCCACCTCGCCGACGCCGGAGTCACGGGAGCGGCCCGGCAGGGCATGGTGGACGCCGCCCGCGAGGGCGGGCTCGGTGCGGTCGCCGGGATGGACCTGGGCGCTGCCACCGGCCCGGCCCTGGGCGCCGTGGGCGACGCCTTCCTGGACGGCATGCGCCTGTGCCTGATCGTCGCCGCGGCACTCACGCTGCTCGCCGCCCTCGTCGCCGCGGTTCTGCTGCGCCGGCCGGGCGGGACGCCCACCGCCTCGGTGAAGGTCCCCGCGGCCGCCTCGCACCCGGACCCCGGCCCGTCCGGCCAGGCCGCCCCGGGCCACGGCGGCGAACCGGTTCCGGTCCGGGGACACGGCTGA
- a CDS encoding ABC transporter ATP-binding protein/permease encodes MTAASPPRSRALPVAEPAMVRRAAFRLIRLDGRAFAAVIALNALAAAAGLVGPWLLGRIIDEVRAGSGVAAVDRLALAVLVFALAQLLLVRWAACLGHRFGERTLARIREQFTDRALALPAAAVERAGTGDLMTRGTTDVATVGATLRDAGPEVLIAAVQALFILGAVFALDPLLGVCGVLGLSGIWFASRWYLRRALTAYLAEGAANSALAEQLAATAAGARTVEALGLRQRRIEACQDEIDRCWSTRTRTLFLRSVLFPAVDVSYVIPVAGVLLLGGVLHDQGAMSLGAVVASALYLRQLSQPLDSILQRLEQVQSSSASFARVEGLAPAAQAAPVSSPAPDGDRIEVAGVSYAYEDGDDVLHEVDLTVRPGERLVIVGPSGAGKTTLGRLLAGIDAPRTGSVTVGRVPVAALDADRLRRHVVLVTQEHHVFQGTVRDNLRMASESATDAELRAALAAVGAEWADELPDGLDTDLGHAGHRPDGARAQQLALARVVLADPHTLILDEATALLDPRTARHTERALAAVLAGRTVIAIAHRLQTAHDADRVAVMEDGRITELGTHDELVAADGAYAALWRSWHGDRSPSS; translated from the coding sequence ATGACCGCCGCATCCCCGCCCCGGTCGCGTGCTCTGCCCGTCGCCGAACCGGCCATGGTGCGCCGGGCGGCCTTCCGCCTGATCCGGCTGGACGGGCGCGCCTTCGCCGCCGTGATCGCCCTCAACGCCCTGGCCGCGGCCGCCGGGCTCGTCGGCCCGTGGCTCCTGGGCCGCATCATCGACGAGGTCAGGGCGGGCAGCGGCGTGGCCGCGGTGGACCGCCTCGCGCTCGCCGTCCTCGTCTTCGCGCTGGCACAGCTCCTCCTGGTCCGCTGGGCCGCCTGTCTGGGGCACCGTTTCGGCGAGCGGACCCTGGCCAGGATCCGCGAGCAGTTCACCGACCGGGCGCTCGCGCTGCCCGCCGCGGCCGTCGAACGGGCGGGCACGGGTGACCTGATGACCCGCGGCACGACGGATGTCGCCACGGTCGGTGCCACGCTCCGGGACGCGGGTCCCGAGGTCCTCATCGCCGCCGTGCAGGCGCTGTTCATCCTGGGGGCGGTCTTCGCGCTCGACCCGCTGCTCGGTGTGTGCGGCGTACTGGGACTGTCCGGCATCTGGTTCGCCTCCCGCTGGTACCTGCGCCGGGCGCTCACCGCGTACCTCGCGGAGGGTGCGGCCAATTCGGCGCTCGCGGAGCAGCTGGCGGCCACCGCCGCCGGCGCCCGGACCGTCGAGGCCCTCGGGCTGCGGCAGCGGCGCATCGAGGCCTGCCAGGACGAGATCGACAGGTGCTGGTCCACCCGCACCCGGACGCTGTTCCTGCGCAGTGTCCTCTTCCCGGCCGTGGACGTCTCCTATGTCATCCCGGTGGCCGGCGTCCTGCTGCTCGGTGGCGTCCTGCACGACCAGGGCGCGATGAGCCTGGGCGCCGTGGTCGCGTCGGCCCTGTATCTGCGGCAGCTCTCGCAGCCGCTGGACAGCATCCTGCAGCGTCTGGAGCAGGTGCAGAGCAGCAGCGCGTCGTTCGCCAGGGTCGAGGGTCTGGCACCGGCCGCACAGGCAGCACCGGTCTCCTCCCCCGCTCCGGACGGCGACCGGATCGAGGTGGCCGGTGTGTCCTACGCGTACGAGGACGGGGACGATGTCCTGCACGAGGTCGACCTGACGGTCCGTCCGGGCGAGCGGCTGGTGATCGTCGGCCCCTCCGGCGCGGGCAAGACCACCCTGGGCCGGCTGCTGGCGGGCATCGACGCCCCGCGCACCGGCTCGGTGACGGTGGGGCGGGTGCCTGTCGCCGCCCTGGACGCGGACCGGCTGCGCCGGCATGTCGTCCTCGTCACCCAGGAACACCACGTCTTCCAGGGCACGGTCCGGGACAACCTGCGGATGGCCTCGGAGTCCGCGACCGACGCCGAACTGCGCGCCGCGCTCGCCGCGGTCGGCGCCGAGTGGGCGGACGAACTGCCCGACGGCCTGGACACCGACCTGGGGCACGCGGGGCACCGGCCGGACGGCGCCCGGGCCCAGCAGCTCGCCCTGGCCCGCGTGGTGCTGGCCGACCCGCACACGCTGATCCTCGACGAGGCCACGGCGCTGCTGGACCCGAGGACGGCCCGGCACACGGAACGGGCACTGGCCGCCGTCCTCGCGGGCCGGACCGTCATCGCCATCGCGCACCGGCTGCAGACGGCGCACGACGCGGACCGGGTGGCCGTGATGGAGGACGGCCGGATCACCGAGCTCGGCACGCACGACGAACTCGTGGCGGCCGACGGGGCCTACGCCGCGCTCTGGCGCTCCTGGCACGGCGACCGGTCGCCCTCCTCCTGA
- a CDS encoding ABC transporter ATP-binding protein/permease: protein MTSIGVDPGAPDCRGPARYIWWLINCQRRRIAAGALLGSAWMVCLTLPPYLLSRAIDDGLEQGRESALAGWIAALLGVGVLNAWLSIMRHRTMTRVRLDAAFRSVQVVVGHATGLGAALPRRVTAGEVVTIGFRDVAMIANTLTVTGPGVGAVLACAVVAALLLNVSVVLAAVVLAGVPLLAVLVGPLLGRLQGVEAEYREQQGRLASRFEDIASGLRVLNGIGGKEAYAQRYREGSRELRAEGYRVGAVTSWIQALGVGLPTLFLGAVTWLAARMAAQGTLTVGELVAVYGYAAVLVVPVSSFIEGGYDIGRGLVAARRVVRFLALEPDSTGGEPASDGPGPASALHDPASGVEVAPGVLTALVSGRPSESAAVLDRLGRFTPSAATWGTVRLDRIDLTQVRRRILVADNEADLFAGPLREVVRGAGNPDEAAIGRGLHAAMALDIVRGLPDGLDSPVDAQGRNLSGGQRQRVRMARALLADPEVLLAAEPTSAVDAHTEAAMAARLRAARSGRTTVVTSTSPLLLDRADTVYYLVDGSVADAGSHRELLDRNSGYRLLVSRGLDDEDRDRTGGDTVPPCREPVR, encoded by the coding sequence ATGACATCCATCGGCGTGGATCCAGGGGCCCCGGACTGTCGCGGCCCCGCACGGTACATCTGGTGGCTGATCAACTGCCAGCGTCGCCGGATCGCCGCCGGTGCCCTGCTCGGCAGCGCCTGGATGGTCTGTCTGACGCTGCCGCCCTACCTGTTGTCGCGCGCCATCGACGACGGGCTGGAGCAGGGGCGGGAGTCCGCCCTGGCCGGCTGGATCGCGGCGCTGCTGGGTGTGGGTGTGCTGAACGCGTGGCTGTCCATCATGCGGCACCGCACGATGACGAGGGTGCGGCTGGACGCCGCCTTCCGTTCGGTGCAGGTGGTGGTCGGGCACGCGACGGGGCTGGGCGCGGCGCTCCCGCGCCGGGTCACGGCCGGCGAAGTGGTCACGATCGGCTTCCGCGACGTCGCCATGATCGCCAATACGCTGACCGTCACCGGGCCCGGGGTCGGCGCGGTCCTCGCCTGCGCCGTCGTGGCCGCTCTGCTGCTGAACGTCTCAGTGGTGCTCGCGGCGGTGGTCCTGGCCGGCGTGCCGCTGCTCGCCGTGCTGGTCGGCCCGTTGCTGGGGCGGCTCCAGGGGGTCGAGGCGGAGTACCGGGAGCAACAGGGCCGGCTCGCCTCCCGGTTCGAGGACATCGCCAGTGGTCTGCGGGTGCTCAACGGCATCGGCGGCAAGGAGGCGTACGCACAGCGCTACCGGGAGGGCTCGCGGGAGCTGCGGGCGGAGGGGTACCGCGTCGGCGCGGTGACCAGCTGGATCCAGGCGCTCGGCGTCGGCCTGCCCACCCTGTTCCTGGGGGCCGTCACCTGGCTTGCGGCCCGGATGGCCGCTCAGGGGACGCTCACGGTCGGCGAACTCGTCGCGGTCTACGGCTACGCCGCGGTCCTCGTCGTGCCCGTCTCGTCCTTCATCGAGGGCGGTTACGACATCGGCCGCGGGCTGGTCGCGGCCCGCAGGGTCGTACGTTTCCTGGCCCTGGAGCCCGATTCCACCGGCGGCGAGCCGGCTTCGGACGGGCCCGGACCCGCGTCCGCGCTCCACGATCCGGCGTCCGGTGTCGAGGTGGCGCCCGGTGTGCTGACCGCGCTGGTCAGTGGGCGGCCTTCGGAGTCCGCGGCGGTGCTCGACCGGCTCGGGCGGTTCACCCCGTCGGCCGCGACCTGGGGCACCGTCCGCCTCGACCGGATCGACCTGACCCAGGTGCGACGGCGCATACTCGTGGCGGACAACGAGGCCGATCTGTTCGCCGGCCCGCTGCGGGAGGTGGTCCGCGGCGCCGGGAACCCGGACGAGGCGGCCATCGGCCGTGGCCTCCACGCGGCCATGGCGCTCGACATCGTCCGCGGACTGCCGGACGGCCTCGACTCGCCCGTCGACGCGCAGGGCCGCAACCTCTCCGGAGGGCAGCGCCAGCGCGTCCGCATGGCCCGGGCCCTGCTGGCCGATCCCGAGGTGCTCCTGGCGGCGGAGCCGACATCGGCGGTCGACGCGCACACCGAGGCGGCCATGGCGGCCCGGCTGCGTGCCGCACGGTCCGGCCGCACCACGGTCGTCACCAGCACCTCGCCGCTCCTGCTCGATCGGGCGGACACCGTGTACTACCTGGTCGACGGCTCGGTCGCGGACGCCGGAAGCCATCGTGAGCTGCTGGACCGGAACAGTGGCTACCGCCTGCTGGTGTCCCGCGGCCTGGACGACGAGGACCGGGACCGCACGGGCGGAGATACCGTCCCGCCGTGCCGGGAGCCCGTCCGATGA
- a CDS encoding ABC transporter ATP-binding protein/permease: MIGVAPPAYDPAAPESATTLPVGTPATVRTYVRELMRRHRRPFVVVTLLNTVAVIASIVGPYLLGGLVEDLSDDVTDLHLERTAVVFAVALAIQTVVTRMMRLRSAMLGEEMLADLREDFLVRSVRLPPGVLERAGTGDLLSRITTDIDRLANAMREAVPQLAIGVVWAGLLLAALAVTAPPLALSALVALPVLIIGCRWYFRRAPSAYRSEAAGYAAVAAMLAETVDAGRTVEAHRLGARRVALSDRRIKEWTAWERYTLFLRSVLFPVINVTYVTILGAVLMLGGWFVIEGWLTVGQLTTGALLAQMMVDPINLILRWYDELQVAQVSLARLVGVREIEPDAGDSGVTPDGRDVRADEVHFGYRAGLDVLHRVSLDVAPGTRLALVGPSGAGKSTLGRLLAGIYAPRTGEVTLGGAQLSQMTAERVRTHVALVNQEHHVFVGSLRDNLLLARTGAEDAELWASLAAVDAGGWAGALDEGLDSEVGSGGLALTPAQAQQIALARLVLADPHTLVLDEATSLLDPRAARHLERSLARVLDGRTVVAIAHRLHTAHDADVIAVVEQGRISELGSHDELVAADGAYAALWRSWHG; this comes from the coding sequence ATGATCGGCGTCGCACCACCGGCGTACGACCCGGCCGCCCCGGAGTCGGCGACGACCCTGCCGGTCGGCACCCCCGCGACCGTCCGCACCTATGTCCGGGAGCTGATGCGGCGCCACCGGCGGCCGTTCGTCGTGGTCACGCTGCTCAACACCGTCGCGGTGATCGCGTCGATCGTCGGCCCGTATCTGCTGGGCGGGCTGGTCGAGGACCTGTCCGACGACGTCACCGATCTCCATCTGGAGCGCACCGCCGTGGTGTTCGCGGTGGCGCTGGCCATCCAGACGGTGGTCACCCGGATGATGCGGCTGCGCAGCGCGATGCTGGGCGAGGAGATGCTGGCGGATCTGCGCGAGGACTTCCTCGTGCGGTCGGTCCGGCTGCCCCCGGGTGTGCTGGAGCGGGCCGGGACGGGTGATCTGCTGTCCCGGATCACCACGGACATCGACCGGCTCGCCAACGCCATGCGCGAGGCGGTGCCGCAGCTGGCCATCGGTGTGGTGTGGGCGGGTCTGCTGCTCGCCGCGCTGGCGGTCACCGCTCCCCCGCTGGCGCTCTCGGCGCTCGTCGCGCTGCCGGTGCTGATCATCGGCTGCCGCTGGTACTTCCGCCGGGCGCCGTCGGCGTACCGCTCGGAGGCGGCCGGTTACGCGGCGGTCGCGGCGATGCTCGCGGAGACCGTGGACGCCGGACGGACCGTGGAGGCGCACCGGCTGGGTGCCCGCCGGGTCGCCCTGTCGGACCGGCGGATCAAGGAGTGGACGGCCTGGGAGCGGTACACGCTGTTCCTGCGGTCGGTGCTCTTCCCCGTCATCAACGTCACGTACGTGACGATTCTGGGCGCGGTGCTGATGCTCGGCGGCTGGTTCGTCATCGAGGGCTGGCTGACCGTCGGCCAGCTGACGACGGGTGCGCTGCTGGCGCAGATGATGGTGGATCCGATCAACCTGATCCTGCGCTGGTACGACGAGCTGCAGGTGGCCCAGGTGTCGCTGGCCCGCCTCGTGGGGGTCCGTGAGATCGAGCCGGACGCGGGTGACTCGGGGGTGACCCCGGACGGCCGTGATGTGCGCGCGGACGAGGTGCACTTCGGCTACCGCGCCGGTCTCGACGTGCTGCACAGGGTGTCGCTGGATGTCGCGCCCGGTACGCGTCTGGCGCTGGTCGGTCCGTCCGGCGCGGGCAAGTCCACGCTGGGCCGGCTGCTGGCCGGGATCTACGCGCCGCGGACCGGTGAAGTGACGTTGGGCGGGGCTCAGTTGTCGCAGATGACGGCGGAGCGGGTCCGTACGCATGTGGCCCTGGTCAACCAGGAGCACCATGTGTTCGTCGGGTCGCTTCGGGACAATCTGCTGCTGGCCCGGACCGGCGCCGAGGACGCGGAGTTGTGGGCCTCGCTGGCCGCGGTCGACGCGGGCGGCTGGGCGGGCGCTCTCGACGAGGGGCTCGACTCCGAGGTCGGTTCGGGCGGTCTGGCGCTCACTCCGGCACAGGCCCAGCAGATCGCGCTGGCCCGGCTGGTGCTGGCCGATCCGCACACGCTGGTGCTGGACGAGGCGACTTCGCTGCTCGACCCGCGCGCGGCCCGTCATCTGGAGCGTTCGCTGGCCCGGGTGCTGGACGGCCGTACGGTCGTCGCGATCGCCCACCGGCTGCACACGGCGCACGACGCGGATGTGATCGCGGTCGTCGAGCAGGGCCGGATCAGCGAACTGGGCAGCCATGACGAGCTGGTGGCGGCGGACGGCGCGTACGCGGCGCTGTGGCGGTCCTGGCACGGCTGA
- a CDS encoding ABC transporter ATP-binding protein/permease, which yields MHIRDLPYSDPGDPDVRSGPRFLIWLGRSQIRGQLKSMSWGLLQQCSIASLPLAVGFAVQSVVDRSGGRLALAGGMLAVLGVLIAVGDTMLHRTAVTNWITAAARVQQLLARKTAELGSALTRRVAAGEVVAVSTGDVEKIGWFVEALSRFAAAAAALVIICVGLVLYLPSLGVLVALSMPLLALAVLPLLPRATRRADLQREKAGKATELASDTVAGLRVLRGIGGEELFLGRYRRASQEVREAAVRSARMWSLISAIQVLLPGVLLISLVTYGAVLARDGRIGVGQLVTVYSAATLMLLPLRHFEEIAMAYSFSRPSAQRAVRVLALNRVARPSTVDAVAAGDLYDPATGLMAPEGLFTAVVCGDPDEAGRLADRLGGHAQPAVARGDESEGAEDTETPALPSVLLGGVPLDELELDAARTAVLVQDKDPVLLSGTLRELLDVPSSGRVAAVDALAAAQCGDVLDALAQASVGSDGDPMSTRITERGRSLSGGQRQRLALARSLVTDPEALVLDEPTSAVDSHTEARVAEGIKALRKDRTTVAFASSPLLLDLADRVALVHDGTVVAVGTHRELLRDEPRYRAVVTRETDDEIAAASAPDAVPDLAETEDPPGTSDTSDTAGTAMIGTIEGIEERA from the coding sequence ATGCACATTCGCGATCTTCCGTACTCGGATCCCGGCGATCCCGATGTCCGGTCGGGTCCTCGCTTCCTGATCTGGCTCGGCCGCAGCCAGATCCGCGGACAGCTCAAGTCCATGTCCTGGGGTCTGCTCCAGCAGTGCTCCATCGCGTCGCTGCCGCTGGCCGTCGGCTTCGCCGTCCAGTCGGTCGTCGACCGGTCCGGGGGGCGTCTCGCGCTGGCCGGCGGCATGCTCGCGGTCCTCGGCGTGCTGATCGCGGTGGGCGACACCATGCTCCACCGGACGGCCGTCACCAACTGGATCACCGCCGCCGCCCGGGTCCAGCAGCTGCTGGCCCGCAAGACCGCCGAGCTGGGCTCGGCGCTGACCCGCCGGGTCGCCGCGGGGGAGGTCGTGGCGGTGTCCACCGGGGACGTCGAGAAGATCGGCTGGTTCGTCGAGGCGCTCTCGCGCTTCGCCGCCGCCGCCGCGGCCCTCGTCATCATCTGTGTCGGGCTCGTCCTCTACCTGCCCTCGCTGGGCGTGCTCGTGGCGCTCTCCATGCCGCTGCTCGCCCTGGCCGTACTGCCGTTGCTCCCCCGCGCCACCCGCCGCGCCGACCTCCAGCGCGAGAAGGCCGGCAAGGCCACCGAGCTGGCGTCGGACACCGTGGCCGGGCTGCGTGTGCTGCGCGGTATCGGCGGCGAGGAGCTGTTCCTCGGCCGCTACCGGCGGGCCTCGCAGGAGGTCCGCGAGGCCGCCGTGCGCAGCGCGCGGATGTGGTCGCTGATCTCGGCGATCCAGGTGCTGCTGCCGGGCGTGCTGCTGATCTCGCTGGTCACCTACGGGGCCGTGCTGGCCCGGGACGGGCGGATCGGCGTCGGTCAGCTCGTGACGGTGTACAGCGCGGCGACGCTGATGCTGCTGCCGTTGCGGCACTTCGAGGAGATCGCCATGGCGTACTCCTTCTCCCGGCCGTCCGCCCAGCGCGCGGTCCGGGTGCTCGCGCTGAACCGGGTCGCCCGGCCGTCCACGGTCGACGCCGTGGCGGCCGGTGATCTCTACGACCCGGCCACCGGTCTGATGGCCCCGGAGGGGCTGTTCACCGCGGTGGTGTGCGGCGATCCGGACGAGGCGGGCCGGCTCGCCGACCGGCTCGGCGGTCACGCCCAGCCGGCCGTGGCACGGGGCGACGAGAGCGAGGGCGCCGAGGACACCGAGACCCCCGCGCTGCCGTCGGTCCTGCTCGGGGGAGTACCCCTGGACGAACTGGAACTCGACGCGGCGCGGACCGCCGTGCTGGTCCAGGACAAGGATCCGGTGCTGCTGTCCGGCACGCTGCGCGAGCTCCTCGACGTGCCGTCGTCCGGCCGGGTGGCCGCCGTGGACGCACTGGCGGCCGCACAGTGCGGTGATGTCCTGGACGCGCTGGCGCAGGCGTCCGTCGGCTCCGACGGCGACCCGATGAGCACCCGGATCACCGAACGCGGCCGGTCGCTCTCGGGCGGCCAGCGTCAGCGGCTCGCCCTGGCCCGGTCGCTGGTGACCGACCCGGAGGCCCTGGTGCTGGACGAGCCGACGTCCGCGGTCGACTCGCACACGGAGGCGCGTGTCGCCGAGGGCATCAAGGCGCTGCGCAAGGACCGCACGACGGTGGCCTTCGCCTCGTCGCCGTTGCTGCTCGACCTGGCGGACCGGGTGGCGCTGGTCCACGACGGCACCGTGGTGGCGGTCGGCACGCACCGCGAGCTGCTGCGCGACGAGCCGCGCTACCGGGCGGTCGTCACCCGTGAGACCGACGACGAGATCGCGGCCGCCTCCGCGCCGGACGCAGTGCCGGACCTCGCGGAAACCGAAGACCCACCAGGCACATCAGACACGTCGGACACGGCGGGCACCGCCATGATCGGCACGATCGAGGGAATCGAGGAGAGGGCATGA